From the genome of Amylibacter sp. IMCC11727:
AGGGGATTGCCGCAAAGCTGGGCATCACGGTGAACGCGGAGTTTATGCAATCCACGTTTAAGGTGATGACGGATCACGGGTGCGATTTCACACTGTTTTTTCGGGAATTGACGCGTATTGCCAAGGGGGGAACGACGGAGCCGTTTGAAGCGTTGTTTGTGACGCCTAATGCGGCGCAGACGTGGTTGGACAGCTGGCGTGCGGAACATGATCCCGCGTTGGTTGATCGCATGGCGACCGTAAACCCGATCTTTATTCCGCGAAATCATAGAGTTGAAGAAGCGATTGCAAGTGCTGTTGATGGCGATTTTGCACCGTTTCATACGCTGGTGGAAGTGTTGGAAAGACCCTTTGACGCGCAACCAAATCGTGCTGAATTTGAGCGTCCTCCCACAGCGGATCAGGTGGTGCGCGAAACGTTTTGCGGCACATGATGTACGTGACGCCACTCTCTGTTTTGCTGGCGCTGGCGCTGTGTTTGATTGTGGCGTGGTTTTTGAAACGGCCCATGTCGGCGCGGGCGCGGCGTAATGCCAGCGGGCAGTTTGTGCAGTTGCAAGATGGGATCATTCATTACGAATGGCATGGGCCCGCAACGGGGCCTGTTCTGGTGATGGTACATGGGCTGACCACACCGAGTTTTGTTTGGCGTGATCAGTTGCCCGCGCTGACGCAAGCAGGATATCGCGTTTTAACCTTTGATCATTTTGGGCGTGGTTTTTCGGATCGGCCTTATGCGCGGTATGACATGGCGTTTTACATGCGCGAAATGGATCAGTTGCTTGATACCTTAGGCGTTCGGGCGGGGTATGATTTGCTCGGCTATTCCATGGGGGGGGGATTGCCGCGCAATATGGTGCGCTGCGGCGAGACCGTATTCGCAAACTGATTTTGGTAGCGCCTATTGGTTTTTTGCAAGGACGCCCGAATTGGGTGACGCGCTGGCCCGTAGTTGGTGATTTGGCAATGTTTGTGTTTGGTGGCTGGTCGCTGCGACGAGGGGCCATCAAAGCGGGTAAGGTCGAAAACGTAGACGCAGAGATGATCGCGTTACAGTGCCGCGAAACGCGGTTTGCGGGGTATGGGGCGGCGGTTTTAAGCAGTGCGCGGAATGTGATTTACCAAGACCTTACGGAAGCGCATCGCATTTTGAAGGATCGTGATGTGCCAATACTGGCGCTGTTTGGCACAGAGGATGATGTGATCCCGCTGCCCTGTGCCATGCGATTGCGCGAGGTGAACCGCACCGCACAGATTATAGAGGTTGAGGGCGCGGGCCACGCCTTGGTGACCACGCATTTCAAGCAGGTGAACGCCGCTATTTTGGCGTTTCTTCGGGATTAACGGCGTCTGGTTCCGCATCCAAAGTACCTGACATCAAAGGCAACATAGAGGTGTTTTCTGAAAGGTCGTCGCTTTGGGGTGGGGTTTTCCAATCCATACTGTCAAAGCTGTTGCAGTTGTCACATTTTGGGGCCCATGCGGTGTGGATTTTTTTGCAGCTGTCGCAAATCCATTGTGGGCCTCGTGATGCGGCGAGCGCCTTTGAAAGCCAGCCGCGCACAACTTTGTCTTCGGCCCCTTCGCCCTTTTCGATGGCGGCCATGATGGCCAAAGATCGAGCAGTTGGTTCTGCTTCGGCTAAGCTGCCGATGGCACGACGGGCGCCTGGGAAGTCTTCGGCGGCGAGCATCAGCTCTGCTTGCAGCATGCGGGCTTCCGAATTGTCGGAATTTGCCCGCAGCAGTTGGTTGAACCGCTTGAGTCGTGCAGCAGGAGTTTCATCGGGTTCGATATCGGCAAAGGCGCTGGCCAAATCGGGGTGTGGTTTGCTGCCCCATGCTTTTTTCAGCACTTTAGTGGCAGCGCGTTTGTTGTTGTCGAGCACGTGCATTTCGGCGGCTAAAACGGCAGCTGGGATCAGATCGGGGGACAAGGTGTTTGCCTGAAGTGCGGCTTCTTTCCCTGAAGGGATTTCACCATCATCCAGCAAGCGGCGGGCATCGGCGAGTGACAGAACGGCATCGCGGCGGCGGCCCACATCGCGGGGTAAAGTGTGCGCTTTGACCTTTGCTTCGATGGTTTTGCGCGCACCTGACCATTCTTGTTTTTCGGTTTGCAGCGCGAACAGGGTTTCCAGTGTGGCGTCGTGGGCGGGACGCAGAGCAAATGCCTTTTCTGCGAGCTTCAGCGCGGTGTCTGTGTCGCCTTCGGCCAGTTTTTGTTTCATCAAACCCTGCACACCCACAAACCGCGTGCGATCGTTTTGCAGCAGATTTTTGTAGTATTTCAGCGCCTTTTTCGTATCGCCAGACATTTCTGCCGCTTGGGCGCTGATCAATTGGGTTAGTTCTGGACGTTCCAAGTAACGTTCTGCTTTGGCGGCTTTTTGGCTGGCGGTTTTGCCTTCGCCTGCGGCCAGCGCCACCATGCCATCGGCCAAGGCTTCGAAGCCTTTGCGTTCACGATTGCGGGTGAAATAGCGGGATACGGCGGTTTCGTCGCCGTTGAAGAATTTGAACACTGCGACCAACAGGCCGAACAGTTTGAATGCGAGCCAGACGGCCAGCATAAAGATTACGAGACCGATCAATCCTGCGATGGGGGTAAAGCGGTGTTCTTCGCCATTGAAAGAGAGTTTCACCTCGCCCCCTGCTTCGATCAGGTAGGAGCCGACGAAGGCCGCCGCCACGATGAGCGCGATGAAAAATACGATACGGATCAGGGACAGCAGCATGTGTCGCGCTTTCTTTAATTTGCGCCGAGGGCGGCAGAGAGATCTTTGAGATCGGATTGAGCAGCATTTAGGGCAGCAAGGTTCGCGATCCATGAGGACATAGCCGTTTTAGCCGCATCGGGCAGGCTGTTGGCCTCGGTGAGGGCCGCGTTTAGACGGCGATTCACCAGATCGTCTTCGACGCGGGACAAGATGGCGTCTGTTTCAGGGCCTTCTTTGCGTTCCAAAGACCGTGATCCGACCTGTGTTTTGAAAAATGCGCCGATTTTGCTGATAGAACCGTCTTTGGCCTTGGCTTCGATGTCCGCTCTTAAAGCATTGTGAGCGGCATCAGAAAATCCGTTGCGCAGCGTTGTCCAAGACGGCGTTCCGTTTTCAGCGACGGCTGACAGGCCAGCGGGGATCGTCGCATCGGCAACTTGTGTTAGTGCGTCAAGAGCGGCCTGAAACGGTGCACCGCTGTCGAGTGCGGCGGCGATGTCCGTGAGGTTTTTCTTGGTGGCTGTATTGGCAACTTTGGTGGAGGCTTCTTCTTGTGCCTCTTCAATGCGGCGTGCGGATGCTTTTTCCGCTTCTTCGATTTTCTGACTAAGGGCGCCGTTTTTGGCGGCCAGATCGGCCACTTGTGCTTTGAGCCCTTCCAGCACGGCTTGATAGCCAGAGAGTTTCGATGCTGCCTCTTCTGATAGGGTCGCACCGTTTTCTGTGATCTGCAGGGATAGGCGCTCACCGACAGCGGACAGTTCCGCGTTCAAGCCTTGGACCTGTGATTCGAGCGATGCAATGCGGGCTTCGATGTCTTGGCCATCTGTTGCGGCGAGCGCGTCTTTGATGGCGGCCATTTCTTCGGCTTGGCTGGCGGCATATGCGGCGATGGCATCGTCGATGGCTTTTTGATCGACGCCTGATGTTGTTGGAATGGCGGCGAGGCGATCATCGAGGTCTGCGCGCAAGGCAGCGATTTCTGATTTCGCCTCTGATTGGCCAGGCATCAGGAATTCGGCAACGGGTGACAGGCCAGCAGGTAGCAAAGGAGCCAGTTTAGGCGCACCCCATAAGGCAATGGCAATGCCCACAAAAATGAGGAACAGGCCACGCAAAACTCGTGAAGATAGTGAAGCGCGAACCTCTTCTTCCTCGGTCAGCGTGTCCTCTGCTTCGGCGTCTGTTGTGGGTTCGTCTGTGGAGTCTTCGACGATTTCTTCGGTGATGGTTTCGGTTGTTTCTTCTACCACCTTTACACCATCGTCGGCGGCGGTTGTTTCCACCACTTCTGCGTCTTCGATTTTTGTCGATTTAGTCGATTTTTTCGCCACAGGTTAAATGCCTTGTAATGTCTTTGGAAAGATTCCCCTGATACAAAGTTAAGCACTGTGGAGCGCGGTCTCAACCCCTAAGCGGTTTGGGATGATGATGAATCAGCTGTGTTTCGCTAACTGCTTGACGATCATGGTGTTTCTTTTGTCCCAATGTCCAAATCTGGCTTAGGTTAAAAGCGAAGCTTTCTGCTGTGCGATATGCGTTAAAAAACCTGCTACAAAAGGTGGGACAGTGCTGTAATCATCGCGCTGCGTGTGGGGGCATTGGCGATGATGGTTTTCGCATTGAGGTGGGCAAGTGGACGGCGGGCGTTTTCTGAAATGCACAAAATCGTAACCTGCGTCAGATCACAGTGGGCCACTTGATCCGCAAAAGCGCGTGCGGTGTTGGGGGACATGATGGGAATGAGCGTTGGCGCGGACAGTGTATCGAGTGCGGCTTGAGAAAGCGGGATGGTGGTTTGTGCGTAAACAACGCGTCGTTCTGCCTGATATCCATTTGCCACGAGGGTTTCGGCGATATCATGAGCCACTGTCGCGCCTGATACATACACTATAGGGCCATCAGACGGTGTTGCGCGGCGTTTAACCAGATTTAACAGGTCTTGGGCGGTTCCATCAGCGGAGTCCGCTTTGAAGCCTGCAGTTTGGGCTGCTGCCTGTGTGGCATCGCCGACGCACAGGGCTGGAATGGTGCGGTCTTCTGATTGGTCTGCGAAATAGGTGACGCCGTTCACGGATGAAAACAGCAGGTATTGCGTGTTTTTTGGCAATGGGGCGCATATGCGCGGTGAAATGTCCAAGATCGGTGCGTAGTGGACCGTTGGCTCGCGTCCTGTTTGATCGCAAAAGGCCGCGATGAAATCCTTGGCCTGTTGCAAGGGGCGGATCATGAGGATCGTTGGTTTGGACATGGATGTGATGGGACCATTGCTGTGGCGGGGTGCAAATGTTACCTGCTGAACAAGAAAACCACGGTGAGCGCGGATTGGCAATGACGCAGATTTACACGATTTTGGGGCTGGAAAGCAGTTGTGACGACACAGCCGCCGCTATTGTTCGCGGGGCCGTTGGCGGAGCGGGTGATGTGCTGTCTTCTGTAGTTTGGGGGCAGGAACAGTTGCACGCGGATTTTGGCGGTGTGGTTCCTGAAATCGCGGCACGCGCCCATGCGGAGCGTTTGGATTTATGTGTGGAGCGTGCGCTGGATGAGGCGGGTTTCACGCTGGCCGATGTGGATGCAATTGCGGTGACATCAGGGCCGGGTCTGATTGGCGGCGTGATGAGCGGTGTCATGTGTGCAAAGGGGCTGTCCGTTGGATCGGGTAAGCCGCTGGTGGGCGTGAACCATTTGGCGGGCCACGCGTTGACGCCGCGCATGACGGATGGGGAGGAATATCCATATTTGATGTTGCTGGTGTCTGGTGGGCATTGCCAGTTTTTGGGCGTGTATGGACCAGATGAATTTACGCGCATGGGTGGCACAATTGATGACGCCCCAGGAGAAGCGTTTGATAAATCGGCCAAGTTGTTGGGGTTGGGGTATCCTGGTGGGCCGTTGATTGAGCGCGAGGCATTGGAGGGCGATGCGAAGCGGTTTAAGTTTCCGCGGCCCTTGCTGGATCGGCCCGATATGGACATGTCTTTTTCTGGATTAAAGACCGCGTTGCGGCGGGCGCGGGATACATTGGTTGCGGATCAAGGTGGGATCACTGTGCAGGATCGACGTGATTTATGTGCCAGCTTTCAGGTGGCGGTGGCGGATACCTTGGCGGAGAAAACGCGCCGTGCGTGTAAGGCGTTTGGCGCGAAGACAACGTTGGCAGTGGCGGGTGGTGTTGCGGCCAATTCGGTTATTCGCGCGGCGTTGCAAGATGTGGCGGATGAGCAAGGGTTTCAATTTCTGGCCCCACCGTTGAAATATTGCACGGATAACGCGGCGATGATCGCTTGGGCGGGGCTTGAGCGATTTGCAGATGGGCACGTGGATGACATGAGCCTTTCGGCACGGCCCCGTTGGCCGCTGGATCGCACAGCTGCGCCGATGCTGGGGTCAGGTAAGAAAGGGGCCAAGGCATGACGCATGTTGGGGTGATTGGCGCGGGTGCGTTTGGAACGGCATTGGCGAGCGTGATGCGTTTGGGTGGCGCAGATGTTACCCTGTGGGGGCGGGATGCAGCGCAAGTTTCGGCCATGCAATCGGATCGTCAGAACGTGCGGTATTTGCCCGGCGTGCCGCTGCCAGATGGGTTGCATGTGACCACGGATTTGGCCGCGGTTTCAAGGGCGGATGTGGTGTTGATGGTATTGCCTGCACAACGATTGCGCGGGTTTTTGAACGATAGCGGATTTTCCACCAAAGCACCTGTGGTTCTGTGCGCCAAAGGAATCGAAGGCGAAACAGGGTTATTACAAACGCAGGTTTTGGATGGGGCGCAAACCGCAGTTTTGTCTGGGCCCGGATTTGCCACTGAAATGACCAAGGGGATGCCAACGGCGTTGTCCATTGCCTGCGCAGATGCGGCGTTGGGATCGCGGTTGCAAGAAACACTGTCGACCCAAAGTTTGCGCCTGTATCTGACGCCCGATGTGACAGGGGTGCAATTGGGTGGAGCGTTGAAAAACGTTTATGCCATTGCCTGTGGCATTGTTGTGGGGGCGGGGCTGGGTGAGAGTGCGCGCGCGGCATTGATGACGCGGGGCTTTGCCGAGTTGGCGCGGTTGGCTGGGACACTTGGGGCGCAGACAGAGACGTTGATGGGGTTATCTGGGTTCGGGGATTTGGCGCTGAGTTGTACTTCGCTGCAGTCGCGTAACTTTGCCTTTGGAGAGCAGTTGGGGCGGGCTGGAACCTTTGGCACGGGCAAAACGGTCGAAGGCGTTGCCACAGCCGAGGCTGTGCTGTCGTTGGCCACCACTGCGGGGGTTGAAATGCCCATTGCACAAGCGGTGGCGGATGTTTTGAATGAACGCCAACAGATCACCGAGGCGCTGGCGACCCTGATGTCGCGGCCTCTGAAGCGGGAAGGATAAGCGATGCAGTATTGGTTGTTTAAATCGGAACCGAATACGTGGAGTTGGGACCAGCAGGTTGCCAAAGGTGACGTGGGCGAGGAATGGGATGGCATTCGCAATTATCAGGCGCGCAATTTTATGCGCACCATGGAGATTGGGGATCGCGGCTTTTTCTATCATTCAATGAAAGAAAAGGCGGTTGTAGGGATCGTTGAAGTTTGCGCGACGATTCATCCTGATAGCACCACTGATGATCCGCGTTGGGAATGTGTGGATATCAAGGCGGTGGAGCCTGTGCCGCATCCTGTTACGCTCGATATGGTGAAGGCGGAGCCTAAACTGGCGGATATGGTTTTGGTTAAGAACTCGCGCCTATCCGTGCAGCCTGTGACGCCCGAGGAATGGGCGTTGGTGTGCCAAATGGGTGGACTGAAAGCGTAAGCTGGCGCATGATTTCCGTATCCAAAGGAGGGACATCATGGAATTTGTTGCAGTTATCGTTGCTGGTTTGGCCGCATTTGCATGGGGCGCTGTTTGGTATTCGGTTATGGCCAAGCCGTGGATGGCGGCCAATGGGTTGACCGAAGACACTATTAACCGCAGCAACCCTGTTCCTTATGTCATCAGCCTTGTTGCCGTGATTTTGGTCGCCGGTATGACGCGGCATATTTTTGTAACATCGGGTGTGGATACGGTGTGGCTGGGCGGTGTAAGCGGGTTCGGTTTAGGGCTGTTTATCGCCGTGCCCTGGCTGGCCACAAATTATGGGTTTGCGCAGCGTCCGTTTGCACTGACGCTGATTGATGGGATGTATTCGACCGTTGGCTGTACGGTAATCGGCATTGTGCTGACGTTGTTTTAACGGCAGCGGCCCCAACGGCCTTGGTCCATGTGGAAATGGTCGTGATGTGCGGCGTTGTAATCGGGGCTGAGGACGAGGCCGAACCACGAACAGGCGCTGTTGCGCACATCGCGTAAAAAGGCGGCTTTGTCTGCGGGGCCATCCCAATCATTACGGAGGCGGATTTTGGTGCCATCAGCCAAATCGAATCCTGAAATGTCGATGGCGTTGGCGGTGGCATGTTGGCTCATCCGATTGCTGCCTGCGATTTTACGGCAGGAATAGCTGCCGAAATGGTGGACCCGTGTCACCGAAGATCCGAGATGTTTTCGCGCCGCGGTTTGAACGCCGTGACGATCCCACATGGCCCAGCGCAGCGCGATTTCGCAACGGGTTTCGACAGGGTTAAGACGGGTCGCGTCGATGCGTGTGATCCGTGTTGGTGTGCGGATGTGACAGCTGTCTGAATTGTTCTGATCTTCGCGGGTGGAATAAATGGTTCCGGATGCGGATAACGCGGCCCAGCATAGCATCGGATCGGACACAGCCTTGGATAATTTCCAGTGCGTGAGTGGTGTGACTTCGGCCATTGGATCAAGAGGTGTTGTCGGGTTCCACGGATCAGGGAGTGGAGTGTCAGGGTGGTACAGCAACGCCGCCGCGCCAAACGCCAGTACAACCAGCGGCAAGAACAATCCGCCGATTAGACGGCCCAAACTGAGCGGGCGTTTTGGAGGTTGAGGATCAGGTCGCATTTTGGTCCGAAAAACAAAGGGCGCCCGTTTGGACGCCCCGATTTTTTTGATCGATCAAAGATTAGCCGTAAACGGATTCTTTGCCGAAATGCTTTGTCAGCATGTAGTAGATAACCGCGCGGTATTTGTTCCGCTCGGATTGGCCATATGTTTCGATGACTTTGGCGATTGCGCCATCCAGATCATCGCTGGCGGACAGGCCGAGCTTTTTGATCAAGAAGTTGTTCTTTACTGTTTCCAGTTCGGAGGCTTGGGTGCCTGCAACGGTGGATGCGTCAGCGTCATAGATGGATGGGCCACAGCCAATTGTTACCTTGGTCAAAAGATCCATGTCTGGTGTCATACCACATTTGTTTTTCAGATCGTCTGCATACTGGGCGATCAAATCGTCGCGTTTTCCCATTGTGTGCTCCTTTAAGCGTTGATGTTTAGAAGGAGCCTTTGCTTCCTCCCCCATGCAAAATGTAGGGGATGTGGCCGCGCAAAAAAAGGGGGCGGGGTGGTTTTGTTGCAAAATTGGCGTGATTGGTCCTGTTTGCAGGGGGTTTTAGGTGGGTTTACGTAGGGACAAGCCGACCAGCGGGCGCATGAAAGGGAGCTGATCACAGAGCCAAACGATGATGCCTGTCACGGCGAAGGTTCCGATTGTCAGGATTAAGAATTCGATACCCCAAGGCCACGACACAAATCGCAGATAGAATAGGCCGATCATCAACACGGGGAAATGGAAGATATAGAACGGGTAAACGGCTCGGTTGAGAGAGGGTAAAACCACAGCGTTTCGGTTCAAGAAGGTGTATCCAAACGCAAAGATGGCGCTGCACCAAAGCGCGGTGTTGAGCGCATAGAGCAGTGAATATCCCGTTGTGGAAAGCGTGAAAATGGAGCCGCCGTTTTGTGCCCAACCGCCGTTGATCGTCATGTTCATGGCGTCGGTGTTTTCCCCAAAACTGGCAAGGATTGCTCCAAGGCTGGCGAGTGTGAGGATTGCGCAAACGAGAGCTGGCCATTTAAGCCGCGCGAGTTGACCCCAAGCAGAAGTGGGCAGTGTCATGAACCAGAAACCGAGGATGTAATAGGCCCAATATACGGGGGCCGTCCAACGCAGGCGATAGAGCGTCGTGTCATACGGTTTGATTATCAGCGCACCGATCAGGATCGCGGCAATTGCAAGTGTGGGAATAAGTGTGTGGGCCATTGCGCTGGAGCTCAAGAGCCAGAACATCAACGGGATCGAGAGGATCGAATAGAGGAACAGGTTGACCAAGAACCAAAGATGACCTTGGCTGCGGAGTGTTAGGTTTTGGAGGCGATGCCAAAAGTATGCAGGGAAGGTCCAGTCTTCGCCGTTTGCAGTGACTTGGTAGTAGCTGGTGACAGCGTTCCAGAACACTGCACCGATAAGAAGCGGCAAAAGCAACCGCAGGGTGCGGTTTTGAACAAAGGCGCCGACGCCTTTGTTGCGCATCAAAAAATACGTTCCAACCCCCGAGATAAGAAACAACGCAGACAGCCGCCATGCGTGAAAGGCAAAGACCGTAAATTCGGCCAGATCACCACCCACGTCTTGGTTGCGATAGCCGTATACTGTGTGGCCGTAGCTGACGAAGCCGATGAGCGCGTGATATGGCACGAGGATGCCAAACAAAATGACCCGCAACCAGTCAAGGTCATATCTGCGGGTGGTCGACAGGTTCATCACAATATCCAGAATCAATAAGGCCTAGCATAATGCTAGGCCTTATTGTTACACGATAATTTTTTAATTCAAGCAGTTTGCTTAGTAGCGGTAATGCTCTGGCTTGAATGGACCTTCGGTTGTGACACCGATGTAGTCGGCTTGATCTTTCGACAACTCTGTCAATTTCACGCCAATTTTGGCGAGGTGCAGGCGGGCTACTTTCTCGTCCAGATGTTTTGGCAGGATGTAGACTTCGTTGTTGTACTCGTCGCCTTTGGTCCACAATTCGATTTGCGCCAACACTTGGTTGGTGAAAGACGCAGACATCACGAAGGATGGGTGACCTGTGGCGTTGCCAAGGTTCAGCAAACGACCTTGGGACAAGAGGATCATACGATTGCCAGATGGCATTTCGTACATGTCTACTTGGTCTTTGATGTTTGTCATTTTCAGGTTGGCGAGGTTTGCCACCTGAATTTCGTTATCAAAGTGGCCGATGTTGCCAACGATGGCCATGTCCTTCATCTCGCGCATGTGTTCGATGCGGATGATGTCTTTGTTGCCAGTTGTGGTGATGAAGATGTCTGCATCTGCAACGGCGTCTTCGAGTGTTGTTACCTCGAAGCCGTCCATGGCGGCCTGAAGCGCACAGATTGGATCGATTTCAGTCACTTTCACGCGGGCGCCAGCACCTTGAAGGGAAGCAGCGGAGCCTTTGCCAACATCGCCATAGCCACAGACAACAGCGGTTTTACCTGCCATCATTGTGTCTGTCGCGCGGCGGATGCCGTCCACGAGGGATTCTTTACAGCCGTATTTGTTGTCGAATTTCGACTTGGTTACAGAATCGTTCACGTTGATCGCTGGGAATGGCAGTTCGCCGTTTTTGTG
Proteins encoded in this window:
- a CDS encoding EVE domain-containing protein, which encodes MQYWLFKSEPNTWSWDQQVAKGDVGEEWDGIRNYQARNFMRTMEIGDRGFFYHSMKEKAVVGIVEVCATIHPDSTTDDPRWECVDIKAVEPVPHPVTLDMVKAEPKLADMVLVKNSRLSVQPVTPEEWALVCQMGGLKA
- a CDS encoding extensin family protein, coding for MRPDPQPPKRPLSLGRLIGGLFLPLVVLAFGAAALLYHPDTPLPDPWNPTTPLDPMAEVTPLTHWKLSKAVSDPMLCWAALSASGTIYSTREDQNNSDSCHIRTPTRITRIDATRLNPVETRCEIALRWAMWDRHGVQTAARKHLGSSVTRVHHFGSYSCRKIAGSNRMSQHATANAIDISGFDLADGTKIRLRNDWDGPADKAAFLRDVRNSACSWFGLVLSPDYNAAHHDHFHMDQGRWGRCR
- a CDS encoding DUF2853 family protein gives rise to the protein MGKRDDLIAQYADDLKNKCGMTPDMDLLTKVTIGCGPSIYDADASTVAGTQASELETVKNNFLIKKLGLSASDDLDGAIAKVIETYGQSERNKYRAVIYYMLTKHFGKESVYG
- a CDS encoding heme biosynthesis HemY N-terminal domain-containing protein; translated protein: MLLSLIRIVFFIALIVAAAFVGSYLIEAGGEVKLSFNGEEHRFTPIAGLIGLVIFMLAVWLAFKLFGLLVAVFKFFNGDETAVSRYFTRNRERKGFEALADGMVALAAGEGKTASQKAAKAERYLERPELTQLISAQAAEMSGDTKKALKYYKNLLQNDRTRFVGVQGLMKQKLAEGDTDTALKLAEKAFALRPAHDATLETLFALQTEKQEWSGARKTIEAKVKAHTLPRDVGRRRDAVLSLADARRLLDDGEIPSGKEAALQANTLSPDLIPAAVLAAEMHVLDNNKRAATKVLKKAWGSKPHPDLASAFADIEPDETPAARLKRFNQLLRANSDNSEARMLQAELMLAAEDFPGARRAIGSLAEAEPTARSLAIMAAIEKGEGAEDKVVRGWLSKALAASRGPQWICDSCKKIHTAWAPKCDNCNSFDSMDWKTPPQSDDLSENTSMLPLMSGTLDAEPDAVNPEETPK
- a CDS encoding acyltransferase family protein, with amino-acid sequence MNLSTTRRYDLDWLRVILFGILVPYHALIGFVSYGHTVYGYRNQDVGGDLAEFTVFAFHAWRLSALFLISGVGTYFLMRNKGVGAFVQNRTLRLLLPLLIGAVFWNAVTSYYQVTANGEDWTFPAYFWHRLQNLTLRSQGHLWFLVNLFLYSILSIPLMFWLLSSSAMAHTLIPTLAIAAILIGALIIKPYDTTLYRLRWTAPVYWAYYILGFWFMTLPTSAWGQLARLKWPALVCAILTLASLGAILASFGENTDAMNMTINGGWAQNGGSIFTLSTTGYSLLYALNTALWCSAIFAFGYTFLNRNAVVLPSLNRAVYPFYIFHFPVLMIGLFYLRFVSWPWGIEFLILTIGTFAVTGIIVWLCDQLPFMRPLVGLSLRKPT
- a CDS encoding alpha/beta fold hydrolase, which encodes MMYVTPLSVLLALALCLIVAWFLKRPMSARARRNASGQFVQLQDGIIHYEWHGPATGPVLVMVHGLTTPSFVWRDQLPALTQAGYRVLTFDHFGRGFSDRPYARYDMAFYMREMDQLLDTLGVRAGYDLLGYSMGGGLPRNMVRCGETVFAN
- a CDS encoding uroporphyrinogen-III synthase, which codes for MSKPTILMIRPLQQAKDFIAAFCDQTGREPTVHYAPILDISPRICAPLPKNTQYLLFSSVNGVTYFADQSEDRTIPALCVGDATQAAAQTAGFKADSADGTAQDLLNLVKRRATPSDGPIVYVSGATVAHDIAETLVANGYQAERRVVYAQTTIPLSQAALDTLSAPTLIPIMSPNTARAFADQVAHCDLTQVTILCISENARRPLAHLNAKTIIANAPTRSAMITALSHLL
- the ahcY gene encoding adenosylhomocysteinase, giving the protein MSNDYFVKDISLAEFGRKELDIAETEMPGLMALREEFGDSQPLKGARIVGSLHMTIQTAVLIETLTALGADVRWASCNIFSTQDHAAAAIAAAGIPVFAVKGQTLEEHWDYLDKSFLFEDGPNLILDDGGDATLYILLGARIEGGEEFGVPQSEEEEAIQAQIKKRMAASPGWFTKMKGQIVGVSEETTTGVHRLYELHKNGELPFPAINVNDSVTKSKFDNKYGCKESLVDGIRRATDTMMAGKTAVVCGYGDVGKGSAASLQGAGARVKVTEIDPICALQAAMDGFEVTTLEDAVADADIFITTTGNKDIIRIEHMREMKDMAIVGNIGHFDNEIQVANLANLKMTNIKDQVDMYEMPSGNRMILLSQGRLLNLGNATGHPSFVMSASFTNQVLAQIELWTKGDEYNNEVYILPKHLDEKVARLHLAKIGVKLTELSKDQADYIGVTTEGPFKPEHYRY
- a CDS encoding NAD(P)H-dependent glycerol-3-phosphate dehydrogenase, translated to MTHVGVIGAGAFGTALASVMRLGGADVTLWGRDAAQVSAMQSDRQNVRYLPGVPLPDGLHVTTDLAAVSRADVVLMVLPAQRLRGFLNDSGFSTKAPVVLCAKGIEGETGLLQTQVLDGAQTAVLSGPGFATEMTKGMPTALSIACADAALGSRLQETLSTQSLRLYLTPDVTGVQLGGALKNVYAIACGIVVGAGLGESARAALMTRGFAELARLAGTLGAQTETLMGLSGFGDLALSCTSLQSRNFAFGEQLGRAGTFGTGKTVEGVATAEAVLSLATTAGVEMPIAQAVADVLNERQQITEALATLMSRPLKREG
- a CDS encoding DUF1761 domain-containing protein codes for the protein MEFVAVIVAGLAAFAWGAVWYSVMAKPWMAANGLTEDTINRSNPVPYVISLVAVILVAGMTRHIFVTSGVDTVWLGGVSGFGLGLFIAVPWLATNYGFAQRPFALTLIDGMYSTVGCTVIGIVLTLF
- a CDS encoding alpha/beta hydrolase, producing MFVFGGWSLRRGAIKAGKVENVDAEMIALQCRETRFAGYGAAVLSSARNVIYQDLTEAHRILKDRDVPILALFGTEDDVIPLPCAMRLREVNRTAQIIEVEGAGHALVTTHFKQVNAAILAFLRD
- the tsaD gene encoding tRNA (adenosine(37)-N6)-threonylcarbamoyltransferase complex transferase subunit TsaD — encoded protein: MTQIYTILGLESSCDDTAAAIVRGAVGGAGDVLSSVVWGQEQLHADFGGVVPEIAARAHAERLDLCVERALDEAGFTLADVDAIAVTSGPGLIGGVMSGVMCAKGLSVGSGKPLVGVNHLAGHALTPRMTDGEEYPYLMLLVSGGHCQFLGVYGPDEFTRMGGTIDDAPGEAFDKSAKLLGLGYPGGPLIEREALEGDAKRFKFPRPLLDRPDMDMSFSGLKTALRRARDTLVADQGGITVQDRRDLCASFQVAVADTLAEKTRRACKAFGAKTTLAVAGGVAANSVIRAALQDVADEQGFQFLAPPLKYCTDNAAMIAWAGLERFADGHVDDMSLSARPRWPLDRTAAPMLGSGKKGAKA